Part of the Cupriavidus basilensis genome is shown below.
ATGCGGCATTTCATTGCGGGCGCGTCGGTCGATGACGCCGTCCTGATGCGCCTGCTGCGGGCCGCGCACAGTGCGCCCTCGGTTGGGCTGATGCAGCCGTGGCGCTTTATCCGCGTCGCCGATGCCGCCGTGCGCGAAGAAATCGCCGCGCTGGTCGAGGCCGAACGGCAGAAGACCGCCGTGGCGCTGGGCGAGCGCGATGGCGAGTTCCTGCGGCTGAAGGTGGAGGGCGTGCGCGAGTGCGCCGAGCTGTTGGTGGTGGCGATGGCACCGGATGACGGCACCGTGTTTGGCCGGCGCACCATGCCGCGCGAGATGGCGCTGTGCTCGGCGGCCTGTGCCATTGAAAACCTCTGGCTGGCGGCGCGCGTGGAGAACCTTGGGCTGGGCTGGGTCTCGATGTTCGCGCCCGACGCGCTGGCTGCGCTGTTGCGGTTGCCGCCGGGTGGCCAGCCTATCGCCATTCTCTGCCTCGGCCCCGTGCAGGCCTTCTACCCCGCGCCGATGCTGGAGCTGGAAGGCTGGCGCCAGGGCCGCCCGCTCGCGGACCTGATGTCCACGAACACCTGGGACCGCCCGGACGCCTGAAGCCGCATCGGGCCGCTCAAGGCGCCACTGACGGCTCCCGCTTCATGCAGCGCAGCACGAAGGTGGAATGGCTGTGCCGCAAGCCAGGCAGCTTGTAGAGCTTGTGGCGCAGGAATTCCTCGTACCCTTGCGTGCCCGCCACCGCCACCTTGATCAGGTAATCATATTCGCCGGTGAGCAGGTACGCCTCCATCACTTCCGGCAATTCGGCCAGCGCCTCGCCGAAGCGATCCAGCATGTCGTCGTCGTGCCGGTCCAGCGTGACCTCGATCAGCACTGTGTCGGGCAAGCCGAGCGCCTTCTGGTTCAGCAGGGCCGCATAGCCCTCGATCACACCGCTTTCTTCCAAAGCGCGCACGCGGTTCCAGCACGGCGTGGGCGACAAGCCAACCTGCTCGGCCAGCTTGAGGTTGGAGAGCCTGCCGTCGCGCCGCAGCGCGCGCAGGATGCGGCGGTCGGTTTCGTCCAGTTTTGGGGAGGTTGCCATGTCTTCTGCCGAGCACAAGGAAGGAATCACCCGTAACTCTACCATCTACAGATAATTCATCTCCAAACCGATCAAAACCGGAGGCAATAAAGAAACCCATTCTGGGGTGGCGCTGGTAAATTTGTCGCATGCCTTCCCGGCCACAAACCCCACTGAAACTGCTGCCGATACCATGTCAACCTTGAACCTCGCCCTGCGGCTGGACCGCACTGACCTCTTCGGCGCCGTCGAATGGACGCTGGCCAACGCCCGCCGCACTGGCCTGCACCTGAT
Proteins encoded:
- the bluB gene encoding 5,6-dimethylbenzimidazole synthase encodes the protein MPAPLTESHSAVFSPEEQESFYRLIASRRDMRHFIAGASVDDAVLMRLLRAAHSAPSVGLMQPWRFIRVADAAVREEIAALVEAERQKTAVALGERDGEFLRLKVEGVRECAELLVVAMAPDDGTVFGRRTMPREMALCSAACAIENLWLAARVENLGLGWVSMFAPDALAALLRLPPGGQPIAILCLGPVQAFYPAPMLELEGWRQGRPLADLMSTNTWDRPDA
- a CDS encoding Lrp/AsnC family transcriptional regulator; translated protein: MATSPKLDETDRRILRALRRDGRLSNLKLAEQVGLSPTPCWNRVRALEESGVIEGYAALLNQKALGLPDTVLIEVTLDRHDDDMLDRFGEALAELPEVMEAYLLTGEYDYLIKVAVAGTQGYEEFLRHKLYKLPGLRHSHSTFVLRCMKREPSVAP